From Trueperella pecoris, a single genomic window includes:
- a CDS encoding carboxylate--amine ligase has product MFAPKDPNESLRPHDRTPETAPATPTSPDILPIIFGWDLGDYALARLIHESTGVRPRLYSQIHRGFIDDSKILDLAITEPRAITNREKFAELLLALGEEFPTERVVPLVNTDEDVQLLGELRHRLPGSWIFPYAPAEAIAIADSKTRLSAIATDLGLATPRQNRISTDSPDAAAATLSQLTFPIVLKPDERSQLTVFFTRGMAKVLPCDTLAQADAHIRDWHDAGINASLTAQELIPGDDTTQWVVNGYINRRGEVSAIGSGRVLLGNHEPSLLGNAGIIHVVPNDQLMDDGARLATAVGLRGFFSLDVKVDPRTGTAYWLDLNPRIGRNHYYLKAGGVDVWQAFLQDISGEDDVADQRLSREALYHVLPLRMLNRDYIRDPELLRHVKSLKRSAIDPLRYRADRHPRRALFRRLNAENMRRKTRAHYPKATDSGF; this is encoded by the coding sequence ATGTTTGCCCCGAAGGACCCGAACGAATCGCTCCGCCCCCACGATCGCACCCCCGAAACCGCCCCGGCAACGCCAACATCGCCCGACATCCTGCCCATCATTTTCGGGTGGGACTTGGGTGACTACGCCTTGGCCCGCCTCATTCACGAGAGCACGGGAGTCCGCCCGCGGCTCTACAGCCAGATCCACCGCGGCTTCATTGACGATTCGAAGATCCTCGACCTCGCCATCACCGAGCCGCGCGCGATCACGAACCGGGAGAAGTTTGCCGAGCTCCTGCTCGCACTGGGCGAGGAGTTTCCCACCGAGCGCGTCGTGCCGCTCGTCAACACGGACGAAGACGTGCAGCTCCTCGGCGAGCTGCGCCACCGACTTCCGGGGTCGTGGATATTCCCCTACGCACCCGCGGAAGCCATCGCAATAGCTGATTCGAAGACGCGCCTGTCGGCCATCGCCACTGACCTTGGTCTGGCGACGCCGCGCCAAAACCGCATCAGTACCGACTCCCCCGACGCTGCCGCTGCCACTCTCAGCCAGCTGACCTTCCCCATCGTCCTCAAGCCCGACGAGCGCTCCCAACTGACCGTGTTCTTCACCCGCGGGATGGCCAAGGTGCTGCCCTGTGACACGCTTGCGCAGGCCGACGCACACATACGCGACTGGCACGACGCCGGTATCAACGCTTCCCTCACCGCCCAGGAGCTCATACCGGGTGACGACACGACACAGTGGGTCGTCAACGGCTATATCAACCGTCGCGGCGAAGTCAGCGCCATCGGCTCGGGCCGGGTGCTGCTGGGCAACCACGAGCCAAGTCTGCTTGGGAACGCCGGCATTATCCACGTGGTGCCCAACGACCAGCTCATGGACGACGGCGCCCGGCTCGCCACCGCCGTCGGCCTGCGTGGCTTCTTCTCCCTCGACGTCAAGGTCGATCCGCGCACCGGCACCGCCTACTGGCTTGACCTCAACCCGCGCATTGGCCGCAATCACTACTATCTCAAGGCCGGCGGGGTGGACGTGTGGCAGGCGTTCCTCCAGGACATCAGCGGCGAAGACGACGTCGCCGACCAGCGCCTGTCCCGCGAGGCGCTCTACCACGTCCTTCCGCTGCGCATGCTCAACCGCGATTACATCCGCGATCCCGAGCTTTTGCGGCACGTCAAGTCGCTCAAGCGCTCGGCGATCGACCCACTGCGTTACCGTGCTGACCGTCACCCGCGGCGTGCGCTCTTCCGGCGGCTCAACGCGGAAAACATGCGCCGCAAGACCCGCGCCCACTACCCCAAGGCCACCGATTCGGGCTTCTAA
- a CDS encoding peptidoglycan bridge formation glycyltransferase FemA/FemB family protein, producing MRFIRLHDATYERFAAHAERMSFTQLPAYVKTRRDEGQQVELVGVVDGTPERLIAAAAVVMQPWRKFFIKANLVFGPTFSEYSAQAEETFYRGLITWLKATPRVAAVRVVPMVTRVHYDDVEPGPETERAKRLDALIGQLGGLRLTKDFNDSPDIQTRFVYVKDIEGMDLAQVTKSVGQQVRTAFNRWGTNGVEVRFNAPQDIDVLADILTHTAERTGQGAPRQSELNYYRELAEHLGPDEAFFPVAVLRPAAYLTEIATERETIDAKVADYAEREQALQAEGKVLGKKQRNQLKELRSRLEVLNKRERETLAVQAEHGDEIVLAASFFIHSPGELTYLVSGAYAQFNDYYGIYFIHRAMFEWATQHDVRWYNFFGMTGDFSDAASDAGVVHFKRQFKGNAEEYVGTYDIPVRPLQAKLTNAVGS from the coding sequence ATGCGATTTATTAGACTTCACGATGCGACCTACGAGCGCTTTGCGGCCCACGCCGAGCGGATGTCGTTCACCCAGCTACCCGCCTATGTCAAAACCCGCCGAGATGAGGGCCAGCAAGTCGAGCTGGTCGGCGTCGTAGACGGAACACCCGAGCGCCTCATCGCAGCCGCCGCCGTGGTCATGCAGCCGTGGCGAAAGTTCTTCATCAAAGCCAACCTGGTCTTCGGCCCCACGTTCAGTGAATATTCGGCACAGGCCGAGGAGACCTTCTATCGCGGCCTCATCACCTGGCTGAAGGCAACCCCGCGCGTTGCGGCCGTACGCGTGGTTCCGATGGTGACGCGAGTCCACTACGACGACGTCGAGCCCGGCCCTGAAACCGAGCGCGCAAAGCGTCTCGATGCGTTGATCGGCCAGCTCGGTGGCCTGCGGCTGACGAAGGATTTCAACGACTCCCCCGATATCCAAACCCGCTTTGTGTATGTCAAAGACATTGAGGGCATGGACCTAGCTCAGGTGACCAAGTCGGTGGGCCAGCAGGTGCGTACCGCGTTCAACCGGTGGGGAACCAACGGGGTCGAGGTGCGATTTAACGCGCCGCAGGATATTGACGTGCTTGCCGACATCCTCACCCACACCGCCGAACGCACCGGCCAGGGCGCACCTCGCCAGTCGGAGCTGAACTACTATCGTGAGCTTGCTGAGCATCTCGGGCCGGACGAGGCCTTCTTCCCCGTCGCCGTGCTCCGCCCCGCCGCCTACCTCACCGAGATCGCCACCGAACGCGAAACGATAGATGCCAAGGTCGCCGACTACGCCGAACGTGAGCAGGCTCTGCAGGCCGAGGGCAAGGTCCTGGGCAAGAAGCAGCGTAACCAGCTCAAAGAGCTCCGCTCCCGCCTCGAGGTTCTCAACAAGCGCGAACGCGAAACGCTGGCCGTCCAAGCCGAGCACGGGGATGAGATCGTGCTGGCGGCGTCGTTCTTCATCCATTCCCCCGGCGAGCTGACCTACCTCGTCTCCGGCGCGTACGCCCAATTCAACGACTACTACGGCATCTACTTCATCCACCGCGCGATGTTCGAGTGGGCCACCCAGCACGACGTTCGGTGGTATAACTTCTTCGGCATGACCGGCGACTTCTCGGACGCGGCTTCGGACGCCGGCGTCGTGCACTTCAAGCGCCAGTTTAAGGGCAACGCGGAAGAATACGTGGGAACGTACGATATTCCGGTTCGCCCACTGCAGGCAAAACTCACGAATGCGGTGGGCTCATGA
- a CDS encoding peptidoglycan bridge formation glycyltransferase FemA/FemB family protein, which translates to MKFTTIPQDIYENFIAHQKRVMFTQVPAYKRTREASGAKVEVFGVVEETTGKVYGLALASYQTWSRLFYRINIVYGPVFADDAPLSARRLFYTGLKTHAKRNPRVISARITPPEFRRVYDDVTPGHELASARELDQMITELGGHRVVADFVTRGDIPITYSYMKEIEGMDFPAIQKSTGQQVRTAFNRWGTNGVEVRFVDANQIGILGKVLEHTAERTEMSEVSPGQLAYYKRLVEQFGPENAFLPVAVLHCTNYLTQIRAERAEIEAKVADLTARARELEAAGKALGKKQKNQLKELQERLAVLGRREDETRSVQAAHGDEVVLAASLFVRSRNELLYLVSGAYAEFTSYYGIYLIHRAMFEWAAAHGVQWYNFYGISGDFSDTATDAGVLHFKRQFIGDVEEFVGTYDLPIRPRLAKTLKALD; encoded by the coding sequence ATGAAATTCACAACCATCCCACAGGATATCTACGAGAACTTCATCGCCCACCAAAAGCGCGTCATGTTCACCCAGGTGCCAGCCTACAAGCGCACGCGTGAAGCATCCGGGGCGAAGGTGGAGGTGTTCGGCGTCGTCGAAGAGACCACCGGGAAGGTCTACGGTCTGGCGCTGGCGAGCTACCAGACGTGGTCGCGACTTTTCTACCGAATCAACATCGTTTACGGGCCCGTCTTCGCCGACGACGCCCCCCTCTCCGCCCGCCGCCTGTTTTACACGGGCCTGAAGACGCACGCGAAGCGTAACCCGCGCGTCATCTCCGCCCGCATCACGCCCCCGGAATTCCGGCGCGTCTACGACGACGTCACCCCAGGTCACGAGCTCGCTTCAGCCCGCGAGTTGGATCAGATGATCACCGAACTCGGCGGCCACCGCGTCGTCGCCGATTTCGTCACCCGCGGCGATATCCCCATCACTTACTCCTACATGAAGGAAATCGAGGGGATGGACTTCCCGGCGATCCAGAAGTCGACCGGCCAGCAAGTGCGCACCGCCTTCAACCGGTGGGGAACCAACGGTGTGGAAGTGCGCTTCGTGGATGCCAACCAGATCGGCATCCTCGGCAAGGTGCTTGAGCACACGGCTGAGCGCACCGAGATGTCGGAGGTATCCCCCGGGCAACTCGCGTATTACAAACGACTCGTCGAACAGTTCGGGCCGGAGAATGCGTTTTTGCCGGTCGCGGTGTTGCATTGTACGAACTATCTCACCCAGATCCGTGCCGAGCGAGCCGAGATCGAGGCCAAGGTGGCGGACCTGACCGCGCGCGCCCGCGAACTCGAGGCAGCAGGAAAAGCACTGGGCAAGAAGCAGAAGAATCAGCTCAAGGAACTCCAGGAGCGCCTCGCGGTTCTCGGCCGGCGCGAGGACGAGACCCGGTCAGTGCAGGCCGCCCACGGCGATGAGGTCGTACTTGCTGCCAGCCTGTTCGTCCGCTCTCGCAACGAGTTGCTCTACCTAGTCTCGGGCGCATACGCCGAGTTCACCTCGTACTACGGCATCTACCTCATCCACCGCGCGATGTTCGAGTGGGCGGCCGCCCATGGCGTACAGTGGTACAACTTCTACGGCATCTCCGGAGACTTCTCCGACACCGCCACCGACGCCGGGGTGCTGCATTTTAAGCGCCAATTCATCGGCGACGTGGAGGAATTCGTCGGCACCTACGACCTGCCGATCCGGCCACGCCTCGCGAAGACGCTCAAGGCCCTAGACTAA
- a CDS encoding lipid II:glycine glycyltransferase FemX has product MLIPHDDESLLTEYDEFVNSSPHASLFQTRGWAHVKNNWDAYHFIHRADGKIDAAMQVLAIDDAQIGGRFFYASRGPVCDPRDVDLVAAMVREAADHAREAGGFLLRVDPAVARDDELEAAYAAKGITFTRDPYSSSQPLMNVVLEIRGRSADQILMDYSKNTRKHIRKGEKYGVSTRVGTIEDIPEFYEIVRISNEHHGISSRPMSYFQRIYEAFPDSTRLSFSMFEGRSISTSLMVIQGKQAFAMYGGDTHEFQKGQSYQLDFEEVRHAVEAGCETYDMGGILSDDDEDSLTHFKKKFTEDNIVYWIGNIDVPLEEDKYAAFVARTAIGASRER; this is encoded by the coding sequence ATGCTGATCCCTCATGATGACGAATCCCTCCTCACCGAATACGACGAATTCGTGAACTCCTCCCCACACGCCAGCCTCTTCCAAACTCGCGGCTGGGCCCACGTGAAGAATAATTGGGATGCCTACCATTTCATCCATCGCGCCGACGGCAAGATCGACGCTGCCATGCAGGTCCTCGCCATCGACGACGCCCAGATCGGCGGGCGGTTCTTCTATGCCAGCCGCGGGCCGGTCTGCGACCCGCGTGACGTCGACCTCGTGGCGGCCATGGTGCGCGAAGCGGCTGACCATGCGCGCGAGGCCGGGGGATTCCTGTTGCGGGTCGACCCGGCGGTCGCCCGCGACGACGAGCTGGAAGCCGCGTATGCCGCCAAAGGTATCACCTTCACTCGCGACCCGTATTCCTCCAGCCAGCCGCTCATGAACGTGGTCCTCGAAATCCGCGGACGCAGCGCCGACCAGATCCTCATGGACTACTCCAAAAACACCCGCAAGCACATCCGCAAAGGGGAGAAGTACGGGGTCAGCACGCGTGTGGGCACGATCGAAGACATCCCGGAGTTCTACGAGATCGTTCGCATCTCGAATGAGCATCACGGCATTTCGAGCCGTCCCATGAGTTACTTCCAGCGCATCTACGAGGCCTTCCCCGACTCGACCCGCCTGAGCTTTTCCATGTTCGAGGGCCGCTCCATCTCGACGTCACTCATGGTCATCCAAGGCAAGCAGGCGTTCGCCATGTACGGTGGGGACACCCACGAGTTCCAGAAGGGCCAGTCCTACCAGCTTGATTTCGAGGAAGTGCGCCACGCCGTCGAAGCCGGGTGCGAGACCTACGACATGGGCGGCATCCTCTCCGACGACGACGAAGACTCCCTGACCCACTTCAAGAAGAAGTTCACCGAGGACAACATCGTGTACTGGATCGGCAACATCGACGTGCCGCTCGAGGAGGACAAGTACGCCGCGTTCGTCGCGCGGACCGCGATCGGGGCGAGCCGGGAACGATAG
- the murJ gene encoding murein biosynthesis integral membrane protein MurJ — translation MFNSYKPRHGRQLSDAVPTSDAVVPALTDATGPDATAPDDATGPDGVVPDEETFAQSKQRSARASIIMSLGTLTSRLLGMVRSPMLMGAVLGLNSLAGNSFDIANKLPTLLYMIIAGGLVNAVLVPAIVKATRTSKDSGAAFINKLLTLSMVTLGGITILLTLAAPIIVKIYAATLDEQWYRLTVLFALWCLPQIFFYGMYTIFGQILNARENFGPYMWAPALNNVIAIGGLAMMLWIWGPSDVATSSDAATWFSSRGHFLAGIHTLGIAAQAGILLIPLRRLGIRFRPDFQWRGSGLGQAGRASLWIIAMMVLGMFPTIAQSNVAAGATMRAQLSGMNLDDVVGNLGYSTAYTIYSIPTSVITVSIVTALFTKLAQAAVNKDFVRVRAEASYTLRVTSTLMFLSASLLAVLAVPVTRILSPGSSPDVISSISTVVAVLAVGLPGASAIAVLDRVYFALEDTRAAFMVGLPWQVIGIVGFALCGFLPPQWVVFGVGTVMATTNILSGVVTYLLVRRRLGGLDLNRMWRTHAKLVAVAVLSAAVGYAMVWTMGTGALASSLWLSGVAIAVISPVVAVVYFFLMRALGMPEAAGLTMMLGKIARKFRGR, via the coding sequence ATGTTCAACAGTTACAAGCCGCGTCACGGACGCCAGCTTTCCGACGCCGTCCCCACGTCCGACGCCGTCGTCCCGGCTCTCACCGACGCAACCGGCCCCGACGCAACCGCACCCGATGACGCAACTGGCCCCGACGGCGTCGTGCCCGACGAGGAAACCTTCGCCCAGTCGAAGCAGCGCTCGGCGAGAGCTTCCATCATTATGTCGCTCGGGACGTTGACGTCACGCTTGCTGGGAATGGTACGCTCGCCCATGCTGATGGGTGCCGTGCTGGGCCTCAATTCGCTAGCAGGCAATTCCTTCGACATTGCAAACAAACTCCCCACCTTGCTGTACATGATCATCGCGGGTGGGCTCGTCAATGCGGTCTTGGTCCCGGCGATCGTTAAGGCCACTCGCACCTCGAAGGACTCGGGAGCAGCCTTCATCAATAAACTTCTAACCCTGTCGATGGTCACGCTCGGCGGCATCACGATCCTGTTGACGCTGGCGGCCCCGATCATCGTCAAGATTTACGCCGCAACGCTGGATGAGCAGTGGTATCGCCTCACCGTGCTTTTCGCGCTGTGGTGCCTGCCGCAGATTTTCTTCTACGGCATGTACACGATCTTCGGTCAGATTCTCAACGCCCGAGAGAACTTTGGGCCGTACATGTGGGCGCCCGCCCTCAACAACGTCATCGCGATCGGCGGCTTGGCAATGATGCTATGGATTTGGGGGCCCTCCGACGTGGCCACCTCGTCCGACGCCGCCACCTGGTTTTCTTCCCGCGGGCACTTCCTGGCGGGCATCCACACGCTCGGCATCGCGGCGCAGGCCGGGATTTTGCTCATTCCGCTACGCCGCCTGGGCATTCGCTTCCGCCCCGACTTCCAGTGGCGTGGCTCGGGCCTGGGGCAGGCGGGCCGTGCGTCGTTGTGGATTATCGCCATGATGGTGCTGGGTATGTTCCCCACGATTGCGCAGTCCAACGTGGCGGCCGGGGCAACCATGCGTGCCCAGCTGTCGGGGATGAATCTCGACGACGTCGTGGGCAATCTCGGCTATTCCACCGCCTACACGATCTACTCGATCCCGACCTCAGTGATCACCGTCTCCATCGTGACCGCGCTCTTCACCAAGCTGGCGCAGGCCGCGGTGAACAAGGATTTCGTGCGTGTTCGGGCCGAGGCCTCCTACACGTTGCGCGTCACCTCGACGCTCATGTTCCTTTCGGCCTCTCTCCTTGCCGTGTTGGCGGTGCCGGTCACGCGCATCCTCTCGCCGGGCTCGTCGCCTGACGTCATCTCCTCGATCTCGACAGTCGTCGCCGTGCTCGCGGTCGGACTTCCGGGGGCGAGTGCCATCGCCGTTTTGGACCGCGTGTATTTTGCGTTGGAAGATACGCGGGCGGCGTTCATGGTTGGCCTGCCGTGGCAGGTGATCGGCATCGTCGGCTTCGCGTTGTGCGGCTTCCTTCCTCCCCAGTGGGTGGTTTTCGGCGTCGGCACGGTGATGGCCACGACGAACATCCTCTCCGGCGTGGTCACCTATCTCTTGGTACGACGCCGTTTGGGCGGCCTGGACCTCAACCGCATGTGGCGTACGCACGCGAAGCTGGTGGCGGTAGCTGTCCTGAGTGCGGCTGTCGGCTACGCGATGGTATGGACGATGGGCACGGGAGCGTTGGCGTCGTCGCTGTGGCTGTCGGGCGTGGCGATTGCCGTGATCTCACCGGTCGTCGCAGTGGTTTACTTCTTTCTCATGCGGGCACTGGGCATGCCGGAGGCCGCGGGGCTGACGATGATGCTGGGCAAAATCGCGCGCAAGTTCCGTGGCCGGTGA
- a CDS encoding L-lactate dehydrogenase: MTTSTSKLSVIGAGSVGTALAYAAMIRGSAKIVALQDVNESKVEAEVLDLAHGTQFMQSSSIIGGASQDVTADSDVVVITAGAKQKPGQTRLDLAAKNVSILESMLPGLVERSPNAVFMLVTNPVDVLTYVATKIAGLPDGRVFGSGTVLDSSRLRWLLGKRLGVSARSVHSMIIGEHGDSEFAMWSTATVGQLPLREACTQDGNCFSAEQLDQIEHDVINAAYKVIEGKGATNYAIGVSGARIVEAVLGDQKAVLPVSSIHHGIEGASDVAISVPSIVGRGGVERALPLLLDEREQARLDSSVTALRDTIKLVGYAE; the protein is encoded by the coding sequence ATGACTACTTCTACCTCGAAACTGTCCGTTATTGGAGCCGGTTCTGTCGGAACCGCCCTCGCCTACGCGGCGATGATTCGCGGCTCGGCCAAAATTGTTGCCCTGCAGGATGTGAACGAGTCCAAGGTGGAGGCCGAGGTTCTCGACCTTGCCCACGGCACCCAGTTCATGCAATCCTCCTCCATCATCGGCGGTGCATCCCAGGACGTGACTGCTGACTCCGACGTCGTCGTCATCACCGCCGGCGCGAAACAGAAGCCCGGCCAGACCCGCCTTGATCTCGCGGCAAAGAACGTCTCCATCCTCGAGTCGATGCTGCCAGGACTTGTTGAGCGTTCACCGAACGCGGTGTTCATGCTGGTGACGAACCCTGTTGATGTGCTGACCTATGTTGCAACCAAGATCGCGGGTCTGCCCGACGGGCGCGTCTTCGGATCCGGCACGGTCCTGGACTCCTCACGCCTGCGGTGGCTCCTGGGCAAGCGCCTGGGTGTTTCGGCTCGTTCTGTGCACTCGATGATCATCGGCGAACACGGCGACTCCGAGTTTGCCATGTGGTCCACCGCCACCGTCGGCCAGCTACCGTTGCGTGAAGCGTGCACACAGGACGGCAATTGCTTCAGCGCCGAGCAGCTCGATCAGATCGAGCACGACGTCATCAACGCCGCCTACAAGGTCATTGAGGGCAAGGGCGCCACAAACTACGCCATCGGCGTATCCGGCGCTCGCATCGTTGAGGCCGTCCTGGGAGATCAGAAGGCCGTTCTGCCCGTCTCTTCGATTCACCACGGAATCGAAGGCGCCTCCGACGTGGCGATTTCGGTCCCATCGATCGTTGGGCGTGGCGGCGTGGAACGAGCACTTCCGCTCCTACTTGACGAGCGCGAGCAGGCCCGCCTCGACTCTTCGGTGACTGCACTGCGCGACACGATCAAGCTCGTCGGCTACGCGGAATAG
- a CDS encoding MFS transporter, giving the protein MEPSTSRWIVLGVVMFGVSLIVLDSTVVAVSIPDIIADLSLSLTQAQWVTSLYAVIFAALLLTSGTLGDRIGTKRVFLGGLGVFAVASLLAAMANSAALLLFARGLQGLGGALVLPSTLSTINATFRGKSRATAFGLWGAVMAAMAAIGPLLGGWITQTFSWEWIFLINPPIAAIIFIVGLKVLPAGTREHVVIDWAGSFLSAAAMGTLVFGLIEATTFGWIRMKNDAVVGSWRWEAGWISPTLVAIVTGVLLLLVFIWVQLRRARAGKAVLLDLSLFRLATFSNGNITAMMVAVGEFGALFVLPLFLINVQGFGALEAGWVLAALAIGAFFSGAAARHVAGMIGAAWTVVVGLVLEVVGIAVLAAMLHVGLSALVMAGVLVVYGLGVGLASAQVASVVLADVPIDHSGMGSATQSTFRQLGSSLGSAVAGSTLAASLAAVLPDKLATLGLPEKAASAITDVTVTSAGSAIGQLSEKAADPAAMHDVLAEAFTSATSTSLTASAIALGIGLISALVLAQREWARARA; this is encoded by the coding sequence ATGGAGCCCTCCACGTCCCGCTGGATTGTCCTCGGCGTCGTCATGTTTGGCGTATCGCTCATCGTGCTTGACTCGACCGTCGTCGCCGTCTCAATCCCCGACATCATCGCCGACCTCAGCCTGAGCCTCACCCAGGCGCAGTGGGTCACCTCCCTTTATGCCGTCATCTTCGCGGCGCTGCTCCTGACCTCGGGCACGCTCGGCGACCGCATCGGCACCAAACGCGTCTTCCTCGGGGGCCTTGGCGTCTTCGCCGTCGCCTCCCTCCTGGCCGCCATGGCCAATAGTGCCGCGCTCCTCCTCTTCGCGCGCGGCCTGCAGGGACTCGGAGGCGCGCTCGTGCTGCCCTCCACCCTCTCAACCATCAACGCCACCTTCCGTGGTAAATCCCGCGCAACCGCCTTTGGCCTGTGGGGCGCCGTCATGGCGGCCATGGCAGCCATCGGTCCGCTACTTGGCGGCTGGATCACCCAGACCTTTTCCTGGGAATGGATCTTCCTCATCAACCCGCCCATCGCAGCGATAATCTTCATCGTCGGCTTGAAGGTGCTTCCGGCCGGCACGCGCGAACACGTCGTCATCGACTGGGCCGGTTCCTTCCTCTCCGCCGCCGCCATGGGCACGCTCGTCTTCGGCCTGATCGAGGCCACCACCTTCGGCTGGATTCGGATGAAGAACGACGCCGTCGTTGGCAGCTGGCGCTGGGAGGCAGGCTGGATCTCGCCCACCCTCGTCGCGATTGTGACCGGCGTGCTGCTCCTCCTCGTGTTTATCTGGGTGCAGCTACGCCGGGCACGGGCCGGCAAAGCCGTGCTCCTTGACCTGAGCCTCTTCCGCCTCGCGACCTTCTCCAACGGCAACATCACCGCGATGATGGTCGCCGTCGGCGAATTTGGCGCACTCTTTGTGTTGCCTCTCTTCCTCATTAATGTCCAAGGCTTCGGCGCCCTTGAGGCGGGCTGGGTGCTCGCCGCGCTCGCGATCGGCGCGTTCTTCTCCGGGGCCGCCGCCCGTCATGTGGCTGGCATGATCGGGGCAGCGTGGACCGTCGTCGTCGGCCTGGTCCTCGAAGTCGTGGGCATCGCCGTGCTCGCAGCCATGCTGCACGTGGGCCTGTCCGCGCTGGTGATGGCCGGAGTCCTGGTCGTATACGGCTTGGGCGTGGGCCTCGCGTCCGCGCAGGTCGCCTCCGTCGTACTCGCGGACGTGCCGATTGACCACTCCGGAATGGGCTCGGCAACCCAGAGCACCTTCCGCCAGCTGGGGTCCTCCCTCGGCTCGGCCGTGGCCGGATCGACGCTGGCCGCGAGCCTGGCTGCTGTCCTGCCTGACAAGCTCGCTACGCTCGGGCTGCCCGAGAAGGCGGCAAGCGCGATCACCGACGTCACCGTCACCTCCGCAGGATCAGCAATTGGCCAGCTCTCGGAGAAGGCGGCTGATCCGGCGGCCATGCATGACGTGCTTGCTGAAGCGTTCACGAGCGCCACGAGCACCTCGCTGACGGCCTCCGCCATCGCGCTCGGAATCGGCCTGATCTCGGCGCTCGTGCTTGCGCAACGGGAGTGGGCCCGCGCGCGGGCATAA
- a CDS encoding class C sortase has protein sequence MPRHRTNHSIAAPRRWIFPKLVAFGSSIMLLGVMLAVYPLAASWFSQYHQSALIARVVDEQKGLPSKQIDARIAEAREYNRLLVGGVIVEANQNKASANVESEGRFDYYSLLNGASSVMGRLRIDAIDVDLPIYHGTSDATLAKGVGHLRGTALPVGGRSQRPVLTAHRGLPESTLFNDLDRVALGDTFIIETFGEVLTYRVVDTQVIDPADTESISVVDGKDLVSLITCTPLGINTHRILVTGERITPTPIADVERAGNTPDLPGFPWWAVFIGLAVVACMVGVWHAGYAQARKARDRDAEA, from the coding sequence ATGCCTCGGCATCGCACCAACCACTCCATCGCCGCTCCGCGCCGCTGGATCTTTCCTAAGCTCGTAGCGTTCGGCTCATCGATCATGCTCCTCGGCGTGATGCTTGCCGTATACCCGCTCGCCGCCTCGTGGTTCTCGCAGTATCATCAATCTGCGCTGATCGCGCGCGTTGTCGACGAACAAAAGGGCCTTCCGAGTAAACAGATTGACGCTCGAATCGCCGAGGCGCGGGAATACAATCGGCTCCTCGTCGGCGGCGTCATCGTCGAGGCGAACCAGAACAAGGCCAGCGCAAACGTTGAATCCGAGGGGCGCTTCGACTACTACTCCTTGCTCAACGGCGCGTCATCAGTCATGGGGCGCCTGCGCATCGACGCCATCGACGTCGACCTGCCCATCTATCACGGCACCTCTGATGCGACGCTAGCAAAGGGCGTGGGCCACCTCCGCGGCACCGCGCTGCCCGTGGGCGGGCGCTCTCAGCGTCCCGTCCTCACCGCACATCGGGGATTGCCCGAGTCGACACTCTTCAATGACCTGGACCGGGTCGCGCTCGGCGACACGTTCATCATCGAGACTTTCGGTGAAGTTCTTACCTATCGAGTCGTTGACACCCAAGTCATCGACCCCGCCGATACCGAATCTATCTCAGTGGTCGACGGCAAGGACCTCGTCTCTCTCATCACCTGCACACCACTGGGTATCAACACCCACCGAATCCTCGTCACAGGCGAACGCATCACGCCCACACCCATCGCCGACGTCGAACGTGCGGGCAACACTCCCGACCTGCCAGGATTCCCATGGTGGGCGGTATTCATCGGCCTCGCGGTTGTCGCGTGTATGGTCGGTGTCTGGCATGCGGGGTATGCGCAGGCGCGCAAGGCCCGCGATCGCGACGCCGAAGCCTGA